CCCCGTGCTCCTTCAGCGTCGCCTCGAGTGTCGTCCCGAAGAAAGAATCCGGCGTGGTCTTGCGGACGCGCAGGTCGCTATCCAGCGCGGTCAGCCCATCCGCGAGATGCCAGCGCGCTGAGCCATACGGCAGGTAGTCGTCCGCCGATTCATGCTGGATGAATATAACGGGCACGCGCGCGGTGCGTGCCTTGCCGGCAACATCGTTGATGCGGTCGATGATCTCGTGGTGAGCGAGCGGGACCTCGTCGCCTTCGCACAGGCCTTGCTGGACATCGATGACGAGTAGGGCCGCTGTCATGGCAGATAAGTCGGAGACCTTGATCGCTCAATCATGCCATGAAACAACGAACGGGACCGGTGCTGCCCGACCGCCCCCCCACCTTAGTGGGTACCGTCAGTGCGTGCGTCCGTGCGTCCCCGGCAGATCGACGAGCGACGTGGCGGCGCTACAAGTCAGGCACCCGAGGCGATCAACGGATGCGCGGCATTGCCCAGGGCGGTCAGGGCCTCAGCCGGTCCGGGCCTGGCAAGCAGAAAACCCTGCGCGCGGTCGCAACCGATCTCGCGCAGAAACTGCAGTTGGGCGATGTTCTCCACGCCCTCGGCCACCACGGTCAGGCCAAGCGCCCGGGCCATGGCAACGATCGCGCGAAGAATCGCGCCGTCGCGCTCCCGCTCGATAACAGCGGTCAGGAAGGAGCGATCCACCTTGACGGTATCGACCGGCAGCGTCTGCAGATAGGTAAACGAGGAATAGCCCGTTCCGAAGTCGTCGATGGCCAGACCGACACCGCGGCGCGCGAGTTCGCCAAGCACCAGCTCGGTCACGCCGTTTCCGGTCATGGCCATGCTCTCCACCAGCTCAAGCTGCAGATGCTCCGGCTGCATGCCGGCGTCGCTCAGCACATCGGAGACGTCATGCAGGAAATGCTCGTGGCGGATCTGTCGGGCGGACAGGTTGACCGACATGCGGCCAAATTCGAAGCCCGACCGGAGCCAGGCCGCGCCCTGCCGGCACGCCTCGCGCAACACCCAGGCGCCAATCGGCACGACCAGCGCCGATTCCTCGGCCACGTCGATGAACGCACCGGGCGACAGCAGCCCGCGCGTCGGGTGCTGCCAGCGCAGCAGTGCTTCGACGCTGACGATCCTTCCCGAGCCCAGGTCATAGATCGGTTGATAGTGGAGGCGGAACTCGCGGCGCGTCAGCGCGCGACGCAGTTCGCATTCGAGCGCCATGCTTTCCATCGCGGACGATGTCATCTGCGTGGCGAAGAAGCGGAACGTGTTCTTGCCTTCCTGCTTGGCTTCATACATCGCGCGGTCGGCCTGCATCAACAGTTGCTGCTGATCCGTGCCGTCGTCCGGATAAATGCTGATGCCGATGCTCGGCGTCACGAACACGCTGCGCCCGGCAGCATCGATTGGCTGACCAACCACGTCCAGCAGCACCTGCGCGATATGCGCGACATGACGAATGTCCTCAATCTCCTCGACAACGATCGTGAACTCGTCCCCGCCGAGCCGGGCCACCGTGTCGCTCTCGCGCACGGCATGCTTGAGTCGCATGGCAATGACCCGGAGCGCGTCGTCTCCGGTGCCGTGCCCCATCGTATCGTTGATCATCTTGAAGCGATCGAGATCGAGGAACAACACGCCCACCCGTCTGGACGCACGCCGGGCGCGAATGATGGCCTGCTTGAGCCGTTCGCTGAACAGCGTGCGGTTCGGCAGGTCCGTCAGCGGATCGTGCATGGCCAGATGGTTCAGGCGCTCTTCCGCGATACGGCGATGCGTGATGTCCGAGAAGATCGCCGCGTAATGCGTGCATTCGCCGGCCTGATTGCAGATGCTGGAGACGGACAGATGCTCGAGGTACAGCTCGCCGTTCTTTCGGCGATTCCAGATCTCGCCCTTCCAGTGACCTTGCGCGCGCAACTGGCTCCACATTTCCTGGTAGAAGGATGGACCCTGGCGTCCCGAACTCAGCATCCGCGGCGTCCGGCCGATGGCCTCGTCGAGCGTGTAGCCGGTCAGTTGCGTGAAGGCCGGGTTCACCTGCTCGATCACGCCATTCAGATCGGTCACCATCACGCCGTCGAGCGTCGATTCGAACACGCGATCGGCCAGCCGCAGATGGTAGTTGGATCGACGCAGTGCCTCGTCGCGCTCGTGCAGCGCCGTCCGCAGTTCATGCACATACTCGTGTTCGATACCACAAAGGATGTCCGACAGGCTCAGCAGACCCGTCAGCTCGCCCTGAGCGTCGAGCACGCCAACGTGGCGCAAACGGTTGTCCGAAAGAAACTTCCGGGCCGAATACAAGCTGTTGGAATGCGCCAGCGAATGCAGGTGACGACTGGCATGATCCGACACGATGCCGCCGAGCGCGTTGGCGGCGGCCAGCCGCACGACGTCGCGCTCCGTCAGGATGCCGTACTCGTCGCCGGGAAAGCGGACAACCACAGCGCTCAATCCGCCCGAGCGCATGACACGCATGACCGCAGCCAGTTTCTCTTCCGGGTCGACGATGACCGGAGGCGGAACCTTGACCGAGTGAATCGGGCGAAGGCGCAGGAAATACTCGGCGCCCTGGTTCATGACGAGGTCGGTCTGAGACAACATGCCGAGCGGACGCCCACTGTCATCCACCACCAGGCAATGGCGAATGCCTTTGCTCTTGAAGTACAGCGCGGCATCGCCGAGCCTGGTGCGGCAGTCCAGCGCCAGTACGGGATAACTCATCAACTCGGCGATGGGGCGCGACAGCGCATCACCCATCTCGCCGAGCGCCAGCGCGTCCCGCTCGGTCCAGATGCCAACGACCTGCCCCTGGTCCACCACGACGATCGAACTGCAACTGCGCTGCGCCATCATCGCGACAACTTCGCTGACACTGGTGCGCGGGCCGCACTCCAGGATGGATCTCGATATCAGGTGATCGATCTCAAGATCCAGCGTGTGTTGTGGCATTTCTCTCCCCGGAAACTCTTCTGCCTTGCATGAAAATGCCGGCAGCGTAGCGACGGGAGGGCTGCGAAACCTTGATTAGGGTCAAACTACCCCGGAGCCCAAGCCATGTCCCCTACCAAGGTACGGTAAAGGAATCGGCCATCCGGCCGATGTTCGATCTTGGGGGGACTTTCGTTATGGCTTGTGAAGGGTGGCAGCCTGGGCTGCGAATGCCTTCCACTCCCGGAAAACCGCATCCAGGCACGCCGCCGAATCACAGGCGTCCCGCTTCTTGCGGAACGCTGCAACTTCCGACTCGGTGATGGATCCAGTCTTGAGCTGCCGCTGCTGGTCAGCAAAGATGCGCTGGTAGCCCATCGAGAACAGCGCGGACTCGCAGATCATGCGATGCGCCGGCACCGGCCGGGCAGGCACGACGGACGGATCGCAGTCGATGTCAGTGGCATGCGCGTTGCCGAAAGCCAGAAGACCAGTGACGGCCAGACAGCGGAACGCGCAACGGATGCGCGCGAAGTGGATGGTGCAGAACGTGCGGGTCATAGTCGATACGGGGAAAGCCTGAAAGCTGCCAGGTGTAGAATCCCGGCCTTCAATCGCCCCTGGAAACTTAGCATGAAGATGGACGCCTTTCCCTTCGGCACGACCGACTGGTCGCAGATTGAACGCACCGAGCACAAGGGAGATACCGGAGCGGCTTACTGGCGCACGCAGTACTTCGGCGAAGGCGACCGCCGGGTGCGTGTGCGCATGGTCGAATACTCGCCGGGATACCTGGCGGACCACTGGTGCAAGAAGGGGCATGTCCTGTTCTGCCTGCAGGGCGAACTGGAAACGACGCTCGAAGACGGCCGTCAATTCATGCTGCGACCGGGCATGAGCTATCAGGTCGGCGACGACGCCGAGGCCCATCAGTCCCGTACCTCGACGGGTGCCACGTTGTTCATCGTGGATTGAAGCAGCCGGGACGCCCGGCCATGCGGCCCGGGCATCCCACTGCGAGACATTACTGAGCCTTGCCTGCGGGCGATGCCATGCTTTGCAGGCCGATGGCCTTGCCGCTGGCATCCGTCACGCGCGCCAGTTCCCGATACGCGTTCGCCTGCACCTGTCCGGGCAGCGGCACGAACTTCGCTTCGCGGGCGAGCTGGTCGCCGTGGAGATAGCCCCAGGTGACGAACTTCATGGCCTCGAGCGTGCGCTCACCGGCGCGGCTGACGGCCGGCACCACGACGAACGTCCCCATGGTGATCGGCCATGCGTCGGCACCGGCCTGATTGACCAGGCTGGCCGTGAAGTCGCCCTTCCGGTTCCAGTTGCTGTGCACCACCGCATCGCGGAATCCGCCCACCGTGGCGCTGACGAAGTTGCCGTCTGCGTTGCGCAGTTGCACCGGATTCAGACCTTCATCCAGCACATAGTTGTAGTCGACATAGCCGATGGCGCCACGGTTGCTCTGGACCGCCTTCACGACCTCGCCGCTGCCTTTGGCACCGGTGTAGCCGGCCGGCCATGAGAACGCGGACTTGGTGCCATATGTCGACTTCCACTCGGCACTCACCTCGCTCAGATAGGCGCTGAAGTGATAGGTGGTGCCCGAACCGTCGGCACGCACCACGGGGTGGATCTTCAGGTTCGGCAGGGCGAGACCCGGATTCACGGCACGGATCTCCGGCGCATCCCAGCTATCGACCTTGCCCAGGAAAATCTTCGCCAGCAAATCGCCGGTCAGCTTCAACTGGCCCTTCGGGACGGAAGGAAGGTTGATCACCGGAACAGCAGCAGTAACGACGGCCGGCACGCAGACCAACCCGGACTTGCTTGCTTCCTGGGGAGACAGCGGCACATCCGACGCGCCGAAATCGACCTGCCCTTCCCGGATACGACGAATACCTTCGCCCGATCCAACCGCCGCGTAATTGAGCCGGGTGCCGGTGGCCGCGGCATAGCCGGTCGACCAGACGCGATAGACCGGCGCGGCCGCCGTCGAACCCGCGCCCTGGATATCAGCGGCTACGGCAGTGGACATGATGAGCGCTGAGCCAAGAATGGCCAACGCGGTGCGCTTGAGCATGATCGTTCATGGAGAGTGGGCAGCCGGCATTGTAGCGGCGCAAGAGCAAGATCTTTCGGATCGGCTTGCTGTCTGGATCGACCAAATAATCGAGGCATGACATCTCCAGAAGCATCCCGGATGTCCCGGATGCCCCGGATGCTTCTGGACCGTCTGGGCACGGAGCGCTGAGTCCCGTGCCAGTCCCCGCTCAGGAACAGGCCTTGCCGTGATCGGGCTTGTAGCCCTTGGCCTTGGCGTCGGCCTCTGACATGTACGCGCCACTCTTGGTCTTGCCGTAGTAGCGATCGGACGGGCAGTGATAGACCTTGGTCGACGAGTTGGCCCAGACTTGGCCAGGGCCTCCGCCCGGTGCGGCGGCGGTGGTCTTTTTCTCGGTGGCAGTGGCGGGGGCCGCAGGTGCGGCTGTTGCCGCCGGGGCGGCGGCCTTGGGCGCGGGTGCCGCGGCAGGCGCCATCGCGGCCGGCGCCATCGCGGCTGGTGCGGATGCTGCTGCGGCGCCGCCATACCAGTCCTTGACGCCCTTGTGCCCTGCGCAGGCGCCCTTCTTGCTGGCGCCGGAGTAGTAGCTTCCGTCCTTGCAGAGGGCCGTGCTGCCGGCTGGCGCGCCGGCGGGTGCCTGGGCCTGGGCGCCGAGCGACAAACCCAGCGCGGCCGCAACGGCCATCGACTTCAGCAAATTCTTCATTGGCTGCTCCCGTATCGGGGTGAAACGACGAGAAGAAAAACGCTTGAGCCGAGTGGGCGATCAGGTACGTTGCAGCGCGACACTGGCGCCGCGCGCATCGCTCTCGCTCGTCCCCAATAACTGTCGCCGGAAGCGTTGCGTTGACAGCACCTCCAAGTCGGGCATTTTTCAGCCGGCCGAAGCGGGTGCCAAGCGTGCATTGGCGCACATGGCCGCAGTCAGCGTCTGGCGAATGCCGTCTTGATAAGACGTCTTTCGAATCGGACCAATCAGCGCGCGCAGCGCCGAGTCGTCCATGATCACGGGGTCAGTCTGCAGATAGTGCATCTCGACCAGTTCGCGCATTAGCGGATTGAACAGCCCCAGCAGACGCAGCATTGTCTTGCCCACCACGCGCAGTTTCATCGCGCGGCCGGTCTGGCGCTCCATCTCTTCCACCAGCTCGCGCTGCGTGGTGACGCCGGCCCCGGCGAGGTGCCAGATCTTGCCGAAGGCAGCCGGAGTATCAACCAGCCGGGCCACCACCGGGCCCACGTCCGGCACGAAGATGAACTCATGCGGCGTGTCGATCGGCCCGATCAGGTCGGCCGTGCCGCCGTTCGCAGCCGCCAGCACCGCGCGATGCAGCAGGCTGTTCTCGACGCCGGGACCATAGAAGTCCGGCAAACGCAGCACGGTGGCACGGATGCGTCCATCGGCATGCGCCTGCATCAGCAGGTCCTCCTGCGACTTGCGCATACGCCCCTTGAAGGTGTGGGGTTCGCGCGGATGGTCCTCGCTCACGGGTGTCGTCCTTGCCCTGCCATATGGGTACACCGTGCCGATCAGGATGATCTGCTTCACACCGGCCGCCACGGCGGCGTCGAGCGTCCGGCGCATCAGCGCGGGGTGCAACTCGAACTGCCAGTAGTTCACGCCGACCAGATAGATCAAGGTCTCCACACCCGTGGCGGCCGCCTGAATCGCCTCCGGCGAGTCCGGATTCCAGGTCAGGATCTCCGCCAGCGGGTCATCGCCGAAGGCCTGGCGCAGGCTGGCCTCGTGCCGGCCTACCACCCGATAGGGCTCACCCCTGCTGCGCAGGGCGGCCGCGATGCTCCGGCCAATGGCGCCTGCCGCGCCAAACAAGGCAACTTTGGACATATCGGATTTCCTTTCGGTAACGGATTGGGAAGGCAGCGAGCAATTCGCGAAACCGCAGTGTGGCGCACCCGCAATCGAAAGAAAATTGCCTAGAATCGACTGGCTGCTATTTGAAAATGCATACCATGACGCGAAACGAACCGAGCTGGGAGTGGTACCGGACATTCTTGCAGGTGCTGGAGGTCGGCTCGCTCTCCGCCGCCGGCCGGGCCCTCGGCATCACGCAGCCCACTGTCGGGCGGCACATCGACAGCCTCGAGTCGGCCCTTGGGCTGAAGCTGTTCACGCGCTCGTTCGACGGCTTCGCCCCCACCGAGGCCGCCCATGAACTGAAGCCATACGCGGCGAGCATCGCCGCCACCGCCGCCGCGCTGCGCCGGGTGGCCAGCAGCCACGGCGCGGGCGTCCGGGGCACCGTACGGCTGACCGCGAGCGAAGTCATCGGCGCCGAGGTACTGCCTCCGATCCTGGCGGCCCTGCGCGACGCGCATCCGGAGCTGGTGGTCGAACTCGTCCTGTCGAATCAGCCTGACGACCTGTTGCGCCGCGAAGCGGACATCGCCATCCGCATGTTCCGACCGGTCCAGGGAGCCTTGATCGCCCGACATGTCGGCGGTATTGAAATCGGCTTGCACGCGCACAGTCGCTATCTGCAGGCGCACGGCGTGCCGGGCTCGACGAGCGAGCTCTCGCGCCATGCGCTCATCGGCTTCGATCAGGAAAACGACTTCATCCGCCGGTTGCAGAGCAAATTCAAACCCTTCTGGCGCGATAGCCTGGCCTTTCGCAGCGACAGCGACCTGGCCCAACTCGGCGCCATCCGCGCGGGATTTGGCATTGGCGTGTGCCAGGCCGCACTGGCGGCACGGGATCCCCAACTGGTGAGGGTGTTGCCCGAGCAGTTCTCGGTCACGCTGGATACCTGGGTAGCCATGCATGAAGACCTGCGTGACAACACACGCTGTGCCGTCACCTTCGCCGCGCTGGTCAATGGGCTGGACGCCTATATCAAAGGTGTTCCCGGGCGAGGGGCATGACCGCAATGCCCGAACATTCGCAGACGTCGGCCTGAAACGGATGGCACCCGTCGCACTCTGCAAAATCAGGAATCATCCCGACAAGAAACTTTCATAACGGTGAAAGTGATTACTTGTCGTCACACCTGCTATACCTAACGAGGTTGTCGCGCCACTGGCCACCTGTATTGCGGCCGGCGCGCATCGTCTTGCCGCACGAATCGGATTAGCCGATCGCCTTTTCCCTTATCGGGACCATTTTCTTTTCAATGGAGAGCATCAATGGTTATTCAGGAAGGTTTTTCATTTGGAAACTTCATCATCGACGTTTTTTCCATCTTCCTTTTCATCCTGTGGTTCTGGTTGCTCATCACCATTTCCGGCGATCTGTTCCGGCGTCATGACGTGTCGGGCTTCGCCAAGGTGCTGTGGGTGATCTTCCTGATCGTGCTGCCCTACATCGGCGTCTTCGCCTACATCCTCACCCAGGGTCGCGGCATGGCAGAGCGCAATCAGGAACGTGCGCGGGAGGCACGCAACGAACTTCGCCAGGTGGTCGGCTTCAGTGTCGCCGACGAACTGGAAAAGCTCGA
This genomic interval from Cupriavidus metallidurans CH34 contains the following:
- a CDS encoding cysteine hydrolase family protein, with product MTAALLVIDVQQGLCEGDEVPLAHHEIIDRINDVAGKARTARVPVIFIQHESADDYLPYGSARWHLADGLTALDSDLRVRKTTPDSFFGTTLEATLKEHGVTHLVICGMHTEYCVDTTTRRALALGYPVRLIADGHTTVSNAALSAGQIIHHHNLTLTGISSFGPRVRAVPAADITF
- a CDS encoding EAL domain-containing protein translates to MPQHTLDLEIDHLISRSILECGPRTSVSEVVAMMAQRSCSSIVVVDQGQVVGIWTERDALALGEMGDALSRPIAELMSYPVLALDCRTRLGDAALYFKSKGIRHCLVVDDSGRPLGMLSQTDLVMNQGAEYFLRLRPIHSVKVPPPVIVDPEEKLAAVMRVMRSGGLSAVVVRFPGDEYGILTERDVVRLAAANALGGIVSDHASRHLHSLAHSNSLYSARKFLSDNRLRHVGVLDAQGELTGLLSLSDILCGIEHEYVHELRTALHERDEALRRSNYHLRLADRVFESTLDGVMVTDLNGVIEQVNPAFTQLTGYTLDEAIGRTPRMLSSGRQGPSFYQEMWSQLRAQGHWKGEIWNRRKNGELYLEHLSVSSICNQAGECTHYAAIFSDITHRRIAEERLNHLAMHDPLTDLPNRTLFSERLKQAIIRARRASRRVGVLFLDLDRFKMINDTMGHGTGDDALRVIAMRLKHAVRESDTVARLGGDEFTIVVEEIEDIRHVAHIAQVLLDVVGQPIDAAGRSVFVTPSIGISIYPDDGTDQQQLLMQADRAMYEAKQEGKNTFRFFATQMTSSAMESMALECELRRALTRREFRLHYQPIYDLGSGRIVSVEALLRWQHPTRGLLSPGAFIDVAEESALVVPIGAWVLREACRQGAAWLRSGFEFGRMSVNLSARQIRHEHFLHDVSDVLSDAGMQPEHLQLELVESMAMTGNGVTELVLGELARRGVGLAIDDFGTGYSSFTYLQTLPVDTVKVDRSFLTAVIERERDGAILRAIVAMARALGLTVVAEGVENIAQLQFLREIGCDRAQGFLLARPGPAEALTALGNAAHPLIASGA
- a CDS encoding DHCW motif cupin fold protein; the protein is MKMDAFPFGTTDWSQIERTEHKGDTGAAYWRTQYFGEGDRRVRVRMVEYSPGYLADHWCKKGHVLFCLQGELETTLEDGRQFMLRPGMSYQVGDDAEAHQSRTSTGATLFIVD
- the pstS gene encoding phosphate ABC transporter substrate-binding protein PstS, whose product is MSTAVAADIQGAGSTAAAPVYRVWSTGYAAATGTRLNYAAVGSGEGIRRIREGQVDFGASDVPLSPQEASKSGLVCVPAVVTAAVPVINLPSVPKGQLKLTGDLLAKIFLGKVDSWDAPEIRAVNPGLALPNLKIHPVVRADGSGTTYHFSAYLSEVSAEWKSTYGTKSAFSWPAGYTGAKGSGEVVKAVQSNRGAIGYVDYNYVLDEGLNPVQLRNADGNFVSATVGGFRDAVVHSNWNRKGDFTASLVNQAGADAWPITMGTFVVVPAVSRAGERTLEAMKFVTWGYLHGDQLAREAKFVPLPGQVQANAYRELARVTDASGKAIGLQSMASPAGKAQ
- a CDS encoding DUF3761 domain-containing protein, with protein sequence MKNLLKSMAVAAALGLSLGAQAQAPAGAPAGSTALCKDGSYYSGASKKGACAGHKGVKDWYGGAAAASAPAAMAPAAMAPAAAPAPKAAAPAATAAPAAPATATEKKTTAAAPGGGPGQVWANSSTKVYHCPSDRYYGKTKSGAYMSEADAKAKGYKPDHGKACS
- a CDS encoding NAD-dependent epimerase/dehydratase family protein, whose amino-acid sequence is MSKVALFGAAGAIGRSIAAALRSRGEPYRVVGRHEASLRQAFGDDPLAEILTWNPDSPEAIQAAATGVETLIYLVGVNYWQFELHPALMRRTLDAAVAAGVKQIILIGTVYPYGRARTTPVSEDHPREPHTFKGRMRKSQEDLLMQAHADGRIRATVLRLPDFYGPGVENSLLHRAVLAAANGGTADLIGPIDTPHEFIFVPDVGPVVARLVDTPAAFGKIWHLAGAGVTTQRELVEEMERQTGRAMKLRVVGKTMLRLLGLFNPLMRELVEMHYLQTDPVIMDDSALRALIGPIRKTSYQDGIRQTLTAAMCANARLAPASAG
- a CDS encoding LysR family transcriptional regulator gives rise to the protein MTRNEPSWEWYRTFLQVLEVGSLSAAGRALGITQPTVGRHIDSLESALGLKLFTRSFDGFAPTEAAHELKPYAASIAATAAALRRVASSHGAGVRGTVRLTASEVIGAEVLPPILAALRDAHPELVVELVLSNQPDDLLRREADIAIRMFRPVQGALIARHVGGIEIGLHAHSRYLQAHGVPGSTSELSRHALIGFDQENDFIRRLQSKFKPFWRDSLAFRSDSDLAQLGAIRAGFGIGVCQAALAARDPQLVRVLPEQFSVTLDTWVAMHEDLRDNTRCAVTFAALVNGLDAYIKGVPGRGA
- a CDS encoding SHOCT domain-containing protein, translating into MVIQEGFSFGNFIIDVFSIFLFILWFWLLITISGDLFRRHDVSGFAKVLWVIFLIVLPYIGVFAYILTQGRGMAERNQERAREARNELRQVVGFSVADELEKLDRLKASGSISEDEFKRLRAKLVE